In Alkalihalobacterium alkalinitrilicum, a genomic segment contains:
- a CDS encoding protein adenylyltransferase SelO, which translates to MSKRKEVIETGWNLDNSYTRLPNSFFAQINPTPVRSPKLIVFNNRLARSLGLNDMAMQSEDGVAVFAGNQIPEEALPLAQAYAGHQFGHFTMLGDGRAILLGEQIDPQGVRVDIQLKGSGRTPYSRGGDGRAALGPMLREYIISEAMHALGIPTTRSLAVVTTGETVIRETNLPGAILTRVSASHLRVGTFQYAAKWGTVEDIRALADYALQRHFPNVDDSANRYLSLLNEVIKRQAALIAKWQLVGFIHGVMNTDNMTVSGETIDYGPCAFMDAYDPATVFSSIDAQGRYAYSNQPYIGGWNLARFAETLLPLLHEDQEEAVNLAQNAISGYTELFHSNWLTGMRAKLGLYNEEEQDESLIEGLLSMMQKSDMDYTNTFIALTFDRHEDTALFGTPEFTQWYELWQMRLGRQPESKSDSSQLMRNSNPAVIPRNHRVEEALEAAVNQGDYNVMHKLLDVLSSPYSHSSEQTEYAQLPVSSTKPYRTFCGT; encoded by the coding sequence ATGTCAAAGAGAAAAGAAGTAATAGAAACAGGATGGAACTTAGATAACAGTTATACCCGTCTACCGAATTCATTTTTTGCCCAGATTAACCCAACCCCTGTTCGTTCACCGAAGTTAATCGTTTTCAATAATAGGTTGGCAAGATCCTTAGGTTTGAACGACATGGCAATGCAAAGTGAGGATGGAGTAGCAGTATTTGCTGGCAATCAAATTCCTGAAGAGGCTTTGCCGCTGGCTCAAGCTTACGCAGGACATCAATTCGGACATTTTACGATGTTAGGGGACGGCAGGGCAATCTTGCTTGGTGAGCAAATCGATCCTCAAGGTGTTCGAGTTGATATTCAGCTTAAGGGTTCAGGTAGAACACCATATTCCCGCGGGGGTGATGGTCGAGCAGCACTTGGGCCGATGCTGCGCGAATATATTATTAGTGAGGCCATGCATGCGCTTGGGATTCCTACCACTCGTAGTTTAGCAGTGGTGACAACTGGTGAGACTGTTATTCGCGAAACAAACTTACCAGGTGCAATTTTGACTCGTGTTTCTGCGAGCCATCTGCGAGTCGGTACTTTTCAATATGCAGCGAAATGGGGTACAGTTGAGGACATCCGAGCATTGGCTGATTATGCATTGCAACGCCATTTTCCTAATGTTGATGATAGTGCAAACCGATATCTTTCTCTACTTAATGAAGTGATCAAACGTCAAGCGGCGTTAATTGCAAAATGGCAACTGGTGGGCTTTATTCATGGGGTGATGAACACCGACAACATGACGGTAAGTGGAGAAACAATTGATTATGGCCCATGTGCTTTCATGGATGCCTATGATCCAGCTACAGTATTTAGCTCGATTGACGCTCAAGGCCGTTATGCCTATAGCAATCAACCGTATATTGGCGGTTGGAATCTTGCTCGTTTTGCTGAAACACTTCTGCCATTGCTGCACGAGGATCAAGAGGAAGCTGTCAACCTAGCCCAAAATGCAATTTCAGGTTATACAGAGTTGTTTCACTCTAATTGGTTAACAGGAATGAGAGCTAAATTGGGATTATATAACGAAGAGGAGCAGGATGAATCCCTCATTGAAGGTCTTCTTAGCATGATGCAGAAGTCTGATATGGACTATACGAATACCTTCATTGCATTGACTTTTGATCGACACGAAGATACCGCCCTTTTTGGGACACCAGAATTTACTCAGTGGTATGAACTATGGCAAATGAGACTAGGTAGACAACCAGAATCGAAATCCGATTCATCTCAGTTGATGCGGAACTCTAATCCTGCGGTAATACCAAGAAACCACAGGGTAGAAGAGGCGCTAGAAGCTGCTGTGAATCAAGGAGATTATAACGTAATGCATAAACTACTTGATGTTCTTTCTAGCCCATACTCGCATTCTTCTGAGCAGACAGAATACGCCCAACTACCAGTGTCATCAACTAAACCATATCGAACTTTTTGCGGTACATGA
- a CDS encoding HD-GYP domain-containing protein has translation MQNTPKLSEEQQTLKWFLGLFYIIFLGYDIFYFYIWSTEPGLSNIGIGYWLHIIMLSLLPISIYLIKKGKSESIKYMYFITFSLLTVINDIIYYWGSSVSYSSGNIVEIFFVLFSPIFVNKNFFLLVSFGMLLKFALLGLVLQDPAVMFPILIVVVLAMVAYILLNRFLSYIMAVKTSYDKQLEGIVKGIIATLELKDPYTRGHSERVADYAVILAKELGKFKKDELKSFYHVCLLHDIGKIHIPDSILTKPSRLTDEEYEIIKTHPAVGAEAIKHVAGIADHIDIVRYHHERWDGKGYPEQLKGENIPLLSRVTAIADAFDAMTSSRSYRSALSVEEAYQRIVDGKGTQFDPNLVELFKIIYPSWCDYHKKYPWQEKSLGKAVVSKTGGETIENS, from the coding sequence ATGCAGAACACACCAAAATTGAGTGAAGAGCAACAGACGCTAAAATGGTTTTTGGGGTTATTTTATATTATATTTCTTGGATATGATATTTTCTATTTTTACATTTGGAGTACAGAGCCAGGCTTATCGAATATAGGCATAGGCTATTGGCTTCATATTATAATGCTTTCCCTTTTACCAATCTCTATTTATTTAATAAAAAAGGGGAAATCCGAATCCATAAAATATATGTATTTTATAACTTTTTCATTACTAACAGTTATAAATGACATTATATACTATTGGGGTAGTTCAGTTAGTTATAGTAGTGGTAATATAGTGGAAATATTCTTTGTTTTATTTTCACCTATATTTGTAAATAAAAATTTCTTTTTACTAGTATCTTTTGGGATGCTTTTAAAGTTTGCTCTTTTAGGATTAGTCCTACAAGACCCAGCCGTTATGTTTCCTATCCTTATCGTAGTTGTTTTGGCAATGGTCGCCTATATTCTATTAAATCGTTTTTTAAGTTATATTATGGCTGTAAAGACCTCGTATGATAAACAGCTAGAGGGAATTGTAAAAGGTATTATCGCAACATTAGAATTAAAAGATCCTTATACACGTGGTCATAGTGAACGCGTAGCAGATTATGCTGTTATACTTGCAAAAGAGCTAGGAAAGTTCAAAAAAGATGAGCTTAAATCTTTTTATCATGTGTGTTTGTTGCATGATATCGGAAAAATTCACATACCAGATTCAATTTTAACGAAACCTTCTAGATTGACTGATGAAGAATATGAAATTATAAAAACACATCCTGCAGTTGGTGCAGAAGCAATTAAACATGTAGCAGGGATAGCGGATCATATTGATATCGTACGTTACCATCATGAGCGCTGGGACGGAAAGGGATACCCTGAGCAATTAAAGGGTGAAAATATACCTTTGCTTTCAAGAGTGACTGCGATTGCAGATGCATTTGATGCTATGACATCTTCAAGGTCATATCGTTCCGCATTATCTGTTGAAGAAGCTTATCAGCGGATTGTGGATGGTAAAGGAACGCAATTTGATCCTAATTTAGTAGAGTTATTTAAAATAATATATCCATCTTGGTGTGACTATCATAAAAAATATCCTTGGCAAGAAAAAAGCCTCGGTAAAGCTGTAGTGTCTAAAACAGGAGGTGAAACAATTGAAAATTCGTAA
- a CDS encoding alanyl-tRNA editing protein, producing the protein MEERLYYENAYKQSFSAQVLKQTKDEAGNWYVVLEQTAFYPTGGGQPHDIGTINETNVTNVEEIDGEIRHFIETPLDDEQHQVVGAIDWQRRFDHMQQHLGQHILSACFEELFNMATVSFHLGTENITIDLEADQLTIDQVEQVERLANQVILENRPVETIWVKEAQLSQYPLRKTPTVSDDIRLVIIPELDYNGCGGTHPNTTAQVRAIQILNWERQNKKIRVHFVCGERVLTQFQSKHRTLSELTQLLSTPEQEMVVAVQRLLNHEKLTQKSLEEAHEQLIQYEVNELLSESKMVNGETVLTHVFQNRTIKDLQKLVRLLTNGLCEINVFLVAENDDKLQVVFGRGEGSEINMKTTVGQILPLINGKGGGNEAIAQGGGEAILTGEQLIVETMKLLQLNGENEQIR; encoded by the coding sequence GTGGAAGAAAGATTATATTACGAAAATGCTTACAAGCAGTCATTTAGCGCACAAGTGTTAAAACAAACGAAGGATGAGGCTGGAAACTGGTATGTTGTCCTCGAACAAACGGCATTTTACCCTACAGGAGGGGGACAGCCGCATGATATAGGAACGATAAATGAAACGAACGTTACAAATGTTGAAGAAATTGATGGTGAAATTCGTCATTTCATAGAAACGCCCTTGGATGATGAACAGCATCAAGTAGTAGGTGCTATCGATTGGCAACGACGATTTGATCATATGCAACAACATTTGGGACAGCATATTTTATCTGCATGCTTTGAAGAGTTATTTAACATGGCTACAGTTAGCTTTCACCTAGGAACAGAAAACATAACTATCGATTTAGAAGCGGATCAATTAACGATAGATCAAGTAGAGCAAGTAGAGAGGTTAGCCAATCAAGTGATTTTAGAAAATCGACCTGTTGAAACAATATGGGTAAAGGAGGCTCAGTTAAGTCAATATCCATTACGAAAAACACCAACTGTTTCAGATGATATACGCTTGGTCATTATCCCTGAATTGGACTATAACGGCTGTGGAGGAACTCATCCTAATACAACAGCTCAAGTCCGAGCAATCCAAATATTAAATTGGGAAAGACAGAACAAGAAAATTAGAGTTCATTTTGTCTGCGGAGAGCGAGTGTTGACTCAATTTCAAAGTAAGCATAGGACCCTTAGTGAATTAACACAGCTTCTTAGTACCCCTGAACAAGAAATGGTTGTAGCAGTTCAACGACTTTTGAATCATGAAAAATTAACACAAAAATCATTAGAAGAAGCACATGAGCAATTAATACAGTATGAGGTCAATGAGCTCCTTTCTGAAAGTAAAATGGTAAATGGTGAAACTGTATTGACCCATGTATTTCAAAACCGTACCATTAAAGATTTACAAAAGTTAGTACGACTACTTACAAACGGGCTTTGTGAAATAAATGTGTTTTTAGTTGCAGAAAATGACGATAAGTTACAAGTTGTTTTTGGACGTGGTGAGGGAAGTGAAATCAACATGAAAACAACTGTCGGACAGATACTACCTCTAATTAACGGAAAAGGTGGAGGAAATGAAGCGATTGCTCAAGGGGGGGGAGAAGCTATCTTAACTGGAGAACAATTAATTGTAGAGACGATGAAGTTGCTACAATTAAATGGTGAAAACGAACAAATAAGGTAG
- a CDS encoding MarR family winged helix-turn-helix transcriptional regulator — protein MDYRKYILQESIGFKIANTGRLVINRLNKNFKDNNYPVTNEQWSIMIRLWEEDGLTQHQLALLTGKDQPSVSRLINNMVKRDLVKRVPHPVDGRTNLIFLTSEGKKMQIGLIEQAQKTIEQISEGIPKEELDVFLSVLDKVNNNLK, from the coding sequence ATGGACTACCGTAAGTATATATTGCAAGAATCAATAGGGTTTAAAATTGCCAATACGGGACGACTTGTTATTAACCGTTTAAATAAAAACTTTAAGGATAATAATTACCCAGTTACTAATGAGCAATGGTCCATTATGATTCGTTTATGGGAAGAAGATGGACTGACTCAACATCAACTTGCTCTATTAACAGGTAAAGATCAACCAAGTGTTTCAAGGTTAATTAATAATATGGTCAAGCGAGATCTAGTTAAACGAGTACCACATCCAGTTGATGGGAGAACGAATTTGATCTTCTTAACGTCTGAAGGAAAAAAAATGCAAATAGGCCTCATTGAGCAAGCCCAAAAAACGATTGAACAAATTTCTGAAGGAATACCAAAAGAGGAATTGGATGTTTTTTTAAGTGTATTAGATAAGGTCAATAACAATCTCAAATAA
- a CDS encoding peptidase, with product MKLSLQSQIKLFPLNIRKDQKHYIVEEINSGDFFEMPKMGVDAIRLIEKGESLEKIDLELKIKYPDSPVDLVDFAQQLLELELIQEVDGETVHIKTKDKVEREYKWIKPLVGRFFFNRLTNKIYMVLVVANILFLIMNPQLFPTYRDLFLFDAIMANILIWMGISLILVLFHELGHILAVRSYDLPAKLGIGNRLFLVVFETDLSNAWKLPSKQRNVLFFAGICFDQLMLFIVFCLQFFFQFSHPLILGILGLIVLDIFIRTIYQCCFYMKTDLYYYFENITGCYNLMENSMQYLSKWVPFIKKDSSTEAFDGEEKFVKIYSLFCVVGITLTFSVFIFYFMPQAFYAYSKALPELFQPNNNPYFWDALVFIGQSLLIAGLLLYSLIKKRKIGE from the coding sequence GTGAAACTATCATTACAATCTCAAATTAAACTATTTCCACTGAATATAAGAAAAGATCAAAAGCATTATATCGTCGAAGAAATCAATTCAGGTGACTTTTTTGAGATGCCTAAAATGGGTGTTGATGCCATCCGTTTAATCGAGAAGGGTGAATCATTAGAGAAAATAGACCTAGAATTAAAGATAAAATACCCCGATTCCCCAGTTGATTTAGTAGATTTTGCTCAACAACTTTTGGAGTTGGAGTTGATTCAAGAAGTTGACGGGGAAACGGTTCACATAAAAACGAAAGATAAAGTAGAGAGAGAATATAAATGGATTAAGCCTCTAGTCGGACGCTTCTTTTTTAATCGATTAACAAACAAAATATATATGGTATTAGTTGTAGCTAATATTCTTTTTCTGATTATGAATCCGCAATTATTCCCAACTTACCGAGATTTATTTTTATTCGATGCAATAATGGCTAATATTCTAATTTGGATGGGGATTTCCTTAATATTAGTTTTATTTCATGAGCTTGGCCATATATTAGCCGTCCGTTCATATGATTTACCTGCAAAACTAGGGATCGGAAATCGTCTTTTTTTGGTCGTTTTCGAAACTGATTTGTCAAACGCATGGAAACTTCCATCTAAGCAAAGAAATGTATTGTTTTTTGCGGGGATTTGTTTTGATCAACTGATGCTGTTCATTGTATTTTGTTTACAATTCTTTTTCCAGTTTAGTCATCCGCTTATTCTAGGTATTTTAGGTCTCATTGTACTTGATATCTTCATTAGAACAATTTATCAATGTTGTTTCTATATGAAAACAGATTTATATTATTATTTTGAAAATATCACTGGGTGTTACAACCTTATGGAAAATAGTATGCAATATTTAAGTAAATGGGTACCATTTATAAAAAAAGATTCAAGCACTGAGGCTTTCGATGGAGAAGAGAAATTTGTTAAAATTTATAGTTTGTTTTGTGTCGTTGGCATCACTTTAACTTTTAGTGTATTTATATTTTATTTTATGCCTCAAGCTTTTTATGCGTACAGCAAAGCATTGCCGGAATTATTCCAACCGAATAACAATCCATATTTTTGGGATGCCTTAGTTTTTATTGGCCAGTCCTTATTAATAGCTGGATTATTACTGTACTCTTTGATTAAAAAGCGCAAGATAGGAGAATGA
- a CDS encoding malate synthase G — MKDYLSVGNLQVASALYKFVNTEALPGSGLTSEQFWSSMETLITEFAPENKELLQRREELQTAISQWHKENKDNFNFEAYKTFLLDIGYLELEVEDFEITTQNVDEEIVLQAGPQLVVPVNNARYALNAANARWGSLYDALYGTDAIPEEDGAERGKGYNPVRGEKVISFAKDFLDQVVPLVNASHKDVEKYTISKDQLVVVHSGGQTTELQDATKLVAYQGHPEDLSTILLKNNGLHFEIQIDRDHSIGKSDQAGVKDVLMESALTTIMDCEDSVAAVDAEDKVEVYRNWLGLMKGDLTATFFKGNQTLTRDLNSERSYTSLSGDTLTLRGRSLMFVRNVGHLMTNNAVLDPNGQEVPEGILDCMITSLIAKHDLLKNSKRTNSTKGSIYIVKPKMHGSKEVAFSNQLFNRVEDLLGLERNTLKIGVMDEERRTSLNLKNCINEVKERVVFINTGFLDRTGDEMHTSMEAGPMIRKSDMKSSTWLQSYEQSNVNVGLACGLQGRAQIGKGMWASPDLMAEMLKQKVGQLKAGANTAWVPSPTAATLHALHYHQVEVPFVQNELKKGITDLKDSILEIPVAANSNWSAEEVQNELDNNAQGILGYVVRWVDQGVGCSKVPDINNVGLMEDRATLRISSQHVANWIHHGICTEEQVLETMKRMAAVVDEQNEGDPEYRPMATDFDNSVAFQAACELVFKGIEQPSGYTEPILHRRRIEAKQKFAAQTK; from the coding sequence ATGAAAGACTATTTAAGTGTAGGAAATTTACAAGTAGCTTCAGCTCTTTATAAGTTTGTTAATACTGAAGCACTTCCAGGAAGCGGACTAACTAGTGAGCAGTTTTGGTCCAGTATGGAAACATTAATAACTGAATTTGCACCCGAGAATAAAGAGTTACTACAACGCCGTGAAGAATTGCAAACAGCAATTAGTCAATGGCATAAGGAAAATAAAGATAATTTCAATTTTGAAGCGTATAAAACATTTTTACTTGATATCGGTTATTTAGAACTAGAAGTTGAAGATTTTGAGATTACAACGCAAAATGTCGATGAGGAAATTGTTCTACAAGCGGGACCACAGTTAGTTGTTCCTGTTAATAATGCTCGTTATGCGTTAAATGCGGCTAACGCTCGTTGGGGAAGTTTATATGATGCCCTTTATGGAACGGATGCGATCCCAGAGGAGGATGGGGCTGAACGTGGAAAAGGGTATAATCCTGTGCGTGGTGAGAAAGTCATTTCCTTTGCAAAAGATTTTCTTGATCAAGTCGTTCCACTCGTCAATGCTTCACACAAAGACGTTGAAAAATATACGATTTCAAAAGATCAATTAGTCGTCGTACATAGTGGTGGGCAAACAACTGAACTCCAGGATGCTACAAAACTAGTAGCCTATCAAGGTCACCCTGAAGATCTATCCACTATTTTATTAAAAAACAATGGATTACACTTTGAAATCCAAATTGATCGTGACCATTCAATTGGAAAGTCTGATCAAGCAGGTGTCAAAGATGTATTGATGGAATCGGCACTTACAACAATTATGGATTGTGAGGATTCGGTGGCTGCTGTTGATGCGGAAGATAAGGTAGAGGTATACCGTAATTGGTTAGGTCTGATGAAAGGGGATTTGACAGCGACATTCTTTAAAGGGAACCAAACCTTAACACGTGATCTGAATTCAGAACGATCGTATACATCATTATCAGGAGACACACTAACATTACGTGGGCGTTCGCTGATGTTTGTTCGTAATGTTGGACACTTAATGACGAATAATGCAGTGTTAGATCCAAACGGTCAAGAAGTTCCTGAAGGAATTTTAGATTGTATGATTACGAGTCTCATTGCGAAACACGATCTATTGAAAAATAGTAAGCGTACAAACTCTACAAAAGGGTCTATTTATATTGTTAAACCAAAAATGCATGGCTCAAAAGAAGTTGCCTTTTCAAATCAACTTTTCAATCGTGTCGAGGATTTGCTTGGACTTGAAAGAAACACATTGAAAATCGGTGTAATGGATGAAGAGCGTCGTACATCATTAAATTTAAAAAACTGCATTAATGAAGTAAAAGAACGAGTTGTCTTTATAAACACTGGTTTCCTTGATCGAACAGGGGATGAAATGCATACTTCGATGGAAGCAGGGCCGATGATTCGCAAAAGTGATATGAAGTCCTCAACTTGGTTGCAGTCATATGAACAATCGAACGTGAATGTCGGTCTTGCTTGCGGACTTCAAGGGCGTGCGCAAATTGGTAAAGGGATGTGGGCATCGCCAGATTTAATGGCAGAAATGTTAAAACAAAAAGTAGGCCAGTTAAAAGCTGGTGCAAATACAGCATGGGTACCATCACCAACAGCTGCAACGTTACACGCACTACATTATCATCAAGTCGAAGTCCCTTTTGTTCAAAACGAATTGAAAAAGGGCATTACTGATTTAAAAGATAGTATCTTAGAAATACCAGTTGCTGCAAATTCTAACTGGAGTGCTGAAGAAGTTCAAAACGAATTAGATAATAATGCGCAAGGTATTTTAGGTTACGTTGTACGTTGGGTAGACCAAGGAGTAGGTTGTTCTAAAGTACCAGATATTAATAATGTTGGTTTAATGGAAGACCGTGCAACTTTACGGATTTCGAGTCAACATGTGGCAAACTGGATTCATCACGGAATTTGTACAGAAGAGCAAGTATTAGAAACAATGAAGCGGATGGCTGCAGTTGTTGATGAGCAAAATGAAGGCGACCCTGAATATCGTCCGATGGCAACGGACTTTGACAATTCGGTAGCATTCCAAGCTGCTTGCGAACTTGTTTTTAAAGGAATTGAACAACCAAGTGGCTATACGGAGCCAATTTTACATCGACGTCGCATCGAGGCAAAACAGAAGTTTGCGGCTCAGACAAAATAA
- a CDS encoding UbiD family decarboxylase: MYRNLEECILDLEKSGHLIRIKEEVDPHLEMAAIHMKVFEAGGPALLFENVKGSKFRAVSNLFGTVERSKFIFRNTWDATQNVIGLRNDPIKAIKSPFKHINSGLTGMKALPAKKSNSLPVTSQEINISDLPLIKHWPDDGGAFVTLPQVYSEDPDKPGIMNANLGMYRVQLSGNEYGLNKEIGLHYQIHRGIGVHQHKANKLGTPLKVSIFIGGPPAHTLAAVMPLPEGLTEMTVAGMLSGHRFRYSYIDGYCISNDADFVITGEIHPSETKPEGPFGDHLGYYSLTHEFPLMRVHKVYAKPNAIWPFTVVGRPPQEDTAFGDLIHELTGDAIQQEIPGSKEVHAVDAAGVHPLLFAIGSERYTPYQKVKQPAELLTIANRILGTGQLSLAKYLFIAAEEDKPLDTHKEVDFLTYILERIDLKRDIHFQTNTTIDTLDYTGTGLNTGSKVILAACGDKKRDLCTEVPEALKALSEFSHPHLVMPGIVAFNTTKFTSYEKAEEEMKKLSAAIKTNGPLPSCPLIIVSDDSEFLSETISNFLWVTFTRSNPSHDMYGVNSFYDYKHWGCDNLIIDARSKPHHAPPLIPDPAVERNIQRFFLKGASLEGVITD, translated from the coding sequence ATGTACCGTAATTTAGAAGAATGTATTCTTGATCTAGAAAAGAGTGGCCATTTGATACGTATAAAAGAAGAAGTGGATCCACATTTAGAAATGGCTGCTATACATATGAAGGTTTTTGAAGCAGGCGGACCTGCTTTGTTATTTGAAAACGTAAAAGGATCAAAATTTAGAGCGGTTTCTAATTTATTCGGGACTGTAGAACGGAGTAAATTTATTTTTCGAAACACTTGGGATGCCACTCAAAACGTGATCGGCTTAAGAAATGATCCGATCAAAGCTATAAAAAGCCCTTTTAAACATATTAACAGTGGACTAACTGGCATGAAAGCATTACCTGCCAAAAAGTCCAATAGCCTCCCTGTTACTTCACAGGAAATTAATATTTCTGACTTACCACTAATTAAACATTGGCCAGATGATGGTGGGGCTTTCGTTACATTGCCCCAAGTGTATTCAGAGGATCCTGACAAACCAGGGATTATGAACGCAAATCTAGGAATGTACCGAGTCCAACTTAGCGGAAATGAATATGGATTGAATAAAGAAATTGGTTTACACTATCAAATTCATCGTGGAATTGGAGTTCACCAACATAAAGCTAATAAATTAGGTACACCATTAAAAGTCAGTATTTTTATTGGTGGTCCTCCAGCCCATACGTTAGCTGCTGTTATGCCTCTACCAGAAGGATTAACAGAAATGACGGTAGCAGGTATGCTTTCTGGTCATCGCTTCCGCTATAGTTATATAGATGGCTATTGTATAAGTAATGACGCTGACTTTGTTATAACAGGAGAAATACACCCTAGCGAAACGAAACCAGAAGGACCTTTTGGTGATCACCTCGGGTATTATAGCTTAACCCATGAGTTTCCATTAATGAGAGTACATAAAGTTTACGCGAAACCAAATGCGATTTGGCCGTTTACGGTTGTTGGTCGACCGCCTCAAGAAGACACCGCATTCGGTGATCTTATCCATGAATTAACGGGTGATGCTATCCAACAAGAAATTCCTGGTTCAAAAGAAGTCCATGCTGTTGATGCAGCGGGAGTACACCCATTACTATTTGCAATCGGTAGTGAACGCTACACGCCTTACCAAAAAGTCAAACAGCCAGCTGAGCTCCTAACGATCGCAAATCGAATTTTAGGTACAGGGCAACTTAGTCTTGCTAAATATTTATTTATAGCAGCTGAGGAAGATAAGCCTCTAGATACTCACAAAGAAGTCGATTTTTTAACGTATATCCTAGAACGAATTGATCTCAAGAGAGACATTCATTTTCAAACAAACACAACGATTGATACACTTGATTATACAGGTACAGGATTAAACACAGGAAGTAAGGTTATTCTGGCTGCTTGTGGTGACAAAAAAAGAGACCTTTGTACAGAGGTTCCTGAAGCATTGAAGGCTTTAAGTGAGTTTAGCCATCCGCATTTGGTCATGCCTGGAATTGTCGCCTTTAATACAACTAAATTCACGAGTTATGAAAAGGCCGAAGAGGAAATGAAAAAACTTAGTGCCGCTATTAAAACAAATGGACCACTACCATCTTGCCCACTCATCATTGTAAGTGATGACAGTGAATTTTTAAGCGAAACAATCAGTAATTTTCTTTGGGTCACGTTTACACGTAGTAACCCTTCTCATGATATGTATGGCGTTAATAGCTTTTATGACTACAAACATTGGGGATGTGACAACCTGATCATTGATGCCAGGTCTAAACCACATCACGCACCACCATTAATACCTGATCCAGCAGTTGAACGAAACATTCAACGTTTCTTTTTGAAAGGCGCAAGTTTAGAAGGAGTAATAACTGACTAG
- a CDS encoding TVP38/TMEM64 family protein, whose product MVLSVVVFIAYSTNVVSLVRNGDVESIRSTMDGSIIYKLLFSLIAMVIQNTFTIIPLILLISINVALFGFFYGFIWSWLSSIIAAIIVFITVRYFFQGWLIHKVSPKLLAKAKKKGFLYVFEARIFPFVPTSLVNIVSGLSPIQLKFFIFGTLIGNFIYFFALSLIPLGLLSLNIDKHVIGIIIVLSVLSFFVYKVIHHRKNRVEASYDNLKKKEMEEKV is encoded by the coding sequence GTGGTTTTATCAGTAGTTGTGTTTATTGCTTATAGTACCAATGTTGTTTCGCTAGTCAGAAATGGAGATGTAGAATCCATTCGTTCAACAATGGATGGAAGTATAATTTATAAACTCCTATTTAGTCTAATTGCTATGGTCATTCAGAATACGTTCACAATCATTCCCCTTATTTTATTAATTTCAATAAATGTCGCGCTTTTTGGTTTTTTCTATGGATTTATTTGGAGTTGGCTTTCGAGTATCATAGCGGCCATTATCGTTTTTATTACTGTTCGATATTTCTTCCAAGGTTGGCTTATTCATAAAGTCAGTCCGAAACTGCTAGCTAAAGCCAAGAAAAAAGGATTTTTGTACGTCTTCGAAGCAAGAATTTTTCCGTTTGTTCCAACGAGTCTTGTGAATATTGTTTCTGGATTAAGTCCAATTCAGTTAAAATTTTTCATTTTTGGAACACTAATCGGAAACTTCATTTATTTTTTTGCCTTATCATTAATTCCTTTAGGTTTATTGTCATTGAATATTGACAAACACGTTATTGGAATCATAATCGTACTTTCTGTTCTATCCTTTTTTGTATATAAGGTGATACATCATAGGAAAAATAGAGTGGAAGCCAGTTATGATAACTTAAAGAAAAAAGAAATGGAAGAAAAGGTCTAA